The Rattus rattus isolate New Zealand chromosome 1, Rrattus_CSIRO_v1, whole genome shotgun sequence genome includes a region encoding these proteins:
- the Pcmtd1 gene encoding LOW QUALITY PROTEIN: protein-L-isoaspartate O-methyltransferase domain-containing protein 1 (The sequence of the model RefSeq protein was modified relative to this genomic sequence to represent the inferred CDS: inserted 1 base in 1 codon; deleted 1 base in 1 codon) encodes MKILLKVGGILVMPIEDQLTQIMRTGQNTWESKNILAVSFAPLVQPSKNDNGTPDSVGLPPVCCQESQDLAQIYIRRTLRNFINDEMQAKGIPQRAPPKRKRKRVKQRINTYVFVGNQLIPQPLDSEEDEXMEEDSKEEEEKDHSEAMKRGAPQNLLREKIMKLPLLSLLKAYLTYFRDK; translated from the exons ATGAAGATCTTACTCAAAGTTGGGGGCATATTGGTCATGCCTATAGAGGATCAG TTGACACAGATTATGCGGACTGGACAAAACACTTGGGAAAGTAAAAATATCCTTGCGGTTTCCTTCGCACCACTAGTACAGCCTAGTAAGAATGATAACGGCACACCGGACTCTGTGGGGCTCC CA CCCGTGTGCTGTCAGGAATCTCAAGACTTGGCTCAGATTTACATTCGACGTACACTTAGAAACTTCATAAATGATGAGATGCAAGCCAAGGGCATTCCACAGAGGGCTCCAcccaagaggaaaaggaagagagttaaacagagaatcaACACCTATGTATTTGTGGGCAATCAGCTTATCCCTCAGCCTCTAGACAGTGAAGAGGATG AAATGGAAGAAGAcagcaaggaagaagaggagaaagatcaCAGTGAAGCCATGAAGCGAGGAGCCCCTCAGAACCTACTGAGGGAA AAGATAATGAAGCTACCACTCCTGAGTCTCCTAAAGGCTTACTTGACATATTTTAGAGACAAGTAA